In Plasmodium falciparum 3D7 genome assembly, chromosome: 13, the following are encoded in one genomic region:
- a CDS encoding pre-mRNA-processing factor 40, putative: MIPNMPNIPISSDIENVPNEQNITNETNITNGEYVSSGPNVSGGPNMPGGSNMPGGPNMPGGSNMPGGPNMPGGSNMPGGPNIPGGPSPPSIPQIPNLPTIPGMPNILNLPNLPNLSNFPNFPGLPNIPNLPGIVPHNINNSHFMSANPMNPIGMPFMPGLLPNMNTCDYYHKNLMPMHPGYDNYNNIMYGQPNNLGMPIPPNNMENINDMATNNPNMIKIYNKDSIANNSQKMMNTHLMNLHNNVNANYMNNYNMEKHGWVEMVAKNGRKFYYNSITKCSKWEKPNELKTKEEIRISEKTKWKEYSCSDGRKYWYHEEKNISVWDEPEEIKKIKLECALEDKELENKDNNKKENIKDEEDPEAETNDKSNASNNICDDMYNSNGEYKMNEKNKNIPFNNSSTNYVNVNNIEQINKKIDNNNNNNKSSLTWEKFDNKNDAREHLKFLFEEKKVNPKMTWDSALKILEADNRWSSLVILTKGEKKQLFCEYISHVIKRNNENERRKRQKSREIIFQTLLNWDKLNECTTYVEFASQFYKQEWWEWITEKERDEVFQDFMDGYKSKFKETRRKKRKQKMEILKQKFQEYATDNKNPLKWNDVQKYFRDDEDFHSLHKIDALAAWEDFYEKYHNVEKMKLKKKIYRILRKKREAFIELLNEYYENNILNMKTQWIFFVSKIYKDTRYTDILGHQGSSPRILFDEFIDSLQEQYLIHKSYIKKAYKEMDFTIDENITLEDFLKTFSNVQSKYNIPDANMNFIYLSLQKKLKQKKNKEIKHINKVAKYFSKFTELKPSMSYNKVISIMKNTSKWSVVCTLCPKEEQKLAAYNMWKTFINSQDLDNSSDSSYSNKMYNKNSRKKDISNSKEHEYYDDEDKTTSRNNKYLRDDESDSSAQTIESLRTIENASS, from the coding sequence TGTATCAAGTGGTCCAAATGTATCAGGTGGACCAAATATGCCTGGTGGATCAAATATGCCAGGTGGACCAAATATGCCAGGTGGATCAAATATGCCAGGTGGACCAAATATGCCAGGTGGATCAAATATGCCAGGTGGACCAAATATACCTGGAGGACCGTCTCCACCAAGCATTCCTCAAATACCCAATTTACCAACCATTCCGGGTATGCCTAATATACTGAATTTACCCAACTTACCTAATTTGTCAAATTTTCCCAATTTCCCTGGTTTACCAAATATACCAAACCTTCCAGGTATTGTACCCcacaatattaataatagcCACTTTATGAGTGCTAACCCAATGAACCCAATAGGCATGCCTTTTATGCCTGGTTTATTACCCAATATGAATACATGTGACTACtatcataaaaatttaatgcCCATGCATCCCGGTTACgataattacaataatataatgtatggACAACCAAATAATTTAGGTATGCCCATACCACCaaataatatggaaaatataaatgatatggCTACGAATAATCCTAACATgattaaaatatacaataaaGATAGTATAGCAAATAATTCtcaaaaaatgatgaatacACATTTAATGAATTTACATAACAATGTGAATGCTAactatatgaataattataatatggaAAAACACGGATGGGTTGAAATGGTAGCAAAAAATGGTAGGaagttttattataattccaTAACTAAATGTTCCAAATGGGAAAAACCAAATGAACTTAAAACCAAAGAAGAAATAAGGATTtctgaaaaaacaaaatggaaAGAATATTCTTGTAGTGACGGAAGAAAATATTGGTAtcatgaagaaaaaaatattagtgTATGGGATGAAccagaagaaataaaaaaaataaaattagagTGTGCTTTAGAAGATAAagaattagaaaataaagataataataaaaaggaaaatataaaagatgaagaagatCCTGAAGCTGAAACGAATGATAAATCAAATgctagtaataatatatgtgatgATATGTATAATAGTAATGgagaatataaaatgaatgaaaaaaataagaatattccatttaataatagtagtacaaattatgtaaatgttaataatatagaacaaataaataaaaaaatagataataataataataataataaatcaagTTTGACGTGGGAAAaatttgataataaaaatgatgcaAGAGAACATTTGAAATTTTTAttcgaagaaaaaaaagtgaaTCCAAAAATGACATGGGATAGTGCTCTAAAAATTTTAGAAGCTGATAATCGATGGTCAAGTTTAGTGATACTTACTAAAGGTGAAAAGAAGCAACTTTTCTGTGAATATATTAGTCatgttattaaaagaaataatgaaaatgaaagaCGTAAAAGACAAAAATCAAGagaaataatttttcaaaCCTTATTAAATTGGGACAAATTAAATGAATGTACAACATATGTTGAATTCGCTTCCCAATTTTATAAACAAGAATGGTGGGAGTGGATTACTGAAAAAGAAAGAGATGAAGTATTTCAAGATTTTATGGATGGTTATAAATCTAAATTTAAGGaaacaagaagaaaaaaaagaaaacaaaagatggaaattttaaaacaaaaatttcAAGAATATGCAacagataataaaaatccaTTAAAATGGAATGATgttcaaaaatattttagagATGATGAAGATTTTCATTCATTACATAAAATTGATGCTTTGGCTGCTTGGGAAGacttttatgaaaaatatcataatgtcgaaaaaatgaaacttaaaaaaaaaatttatcgtattttaagaaaaaaaagggaagcctttattgaattattaaatgaatattatgaaaataatattttaaatatgaagACACAATggatattttttgtttctaaaatatataaggatACACGCTACACAGATATATTAGGACATCAAGGATCCTCACCAAGAATATTATTTGATGAATTCATTGATTCTCTACAAGAACAatatttaatacataaatcctatattaaaaaagcaTATAAAGAAATGGATTTTACTATAGATGAAAACATCACTCTTGaagattttttaaaaacattttcTAATGTACAAagcaaatataatattcctGATGCTAATatgaattttatatatttatctttacaaaaaaaattaaaacaaaaaaaaaataaagaaatcaAACATATTAACAAGGTAGCCAAATATTTTTCCAAATTTACAGAACTTAAACCAAGCATGTCATATAACAAAGTAATTAGTATTATGAAAAACACAAGTAAATGGTCCGTAGTTTGTACCTTATGTCCCAAAGAAGAACAAAAATTGGCTGCTTATAATATGTGGAAAACATTTATAAATTCCCAGGATTTAGATAACTCCTCTGATTCATCATATtctaataaaatgtataataaaaattcaaGAAAAAAGGATATCTCAAATTCAAAAGAACACGAATATTATGATGACGAAGATAAAACAACATCTAGAAACAATAAGTATTTAAGAGATGACGAATCTGATTCAAGTGCCCAAACTATTGAATCCTTGCGTACTATTGAAAATGCTTCAAGCTAG
- a CDS encoding choline-phosphate cytidylyltransferase — protein MIIKVNSVQTQKSQDGNKVHNSQDDMDNEEKSIRIYADGVYDLLHLGHMKQLEQAKHVDKNVTLIVGVTGDNETRKFKGQIVQTLEERTETLKHIRWVDEIISPCPWVITPEFMEEHKIDYVAHDDIPYANNQKKKKKKKSKGKSFSFDEENEDIYAWLKRAGKFKATQRTEGVSTTDLIVRILKNYEDYIERSLQRGIHPNELNIGVTKAQSIKMKKNLIRWGEKVTDELTKVTLTDKPLGTDFDQGIDIIRDKVHDLFKLWRYHSKKLLKDFAKSFDPMFIIIRKRYRKDNLSAMYLSDSNYFSSSMKDELKKKKSLSSTFNNIDEYYYSADEEDTRDNSFYRVINKIANHTYYSEKENYETCFELEHSLRDKKKSLIFKDKNMKLSPDDLLHFTNPMNSKYDHNYYYYNNTYDKLSNVTFNLNGIKKKSYDNESSYIKTAYHDIIDEDKNLLNKEKSFNKDEKKKKKSILETDQYKNCEDQQFDNKYNHIIIGKKKSDSTYDNSLDKESSNEKKLSIDKGQYSNMDSSNYFHDCKTMLSEHNESIESSNNDINGKQKEHIKKGNSENQDVDPDTNPDAVPDDDDDDDNSNDESEYESSQMDSEKNKGSIKNSKNVVIYADGVYDMLHLGHMKQLEQAKKLFENTTLIVGVTSDNETKLFKGQVVQTLEERTETLKHIRWVDEIISPCPWVVTPEFLEKYKIDYVAHDDIPYANNQKKKKKKKSKGKSFSFDEENEDIYAWLKRAGKFKATQRTEGVSTTDLIVRILKNYEDYIERSLQRGIHPNELNIGVTKAQSIKMKKNLIRWGEKVTDELTKVTLTDKPLGTDFDQGVENLQVKFKELFKIWKNASNKLITDFTRKLEATSYLTSIQNIIDYEIENDDYASSNFDDETSS, from the exons atgataattaaGGTTAATTCGGTTCAAACACAGAag aGCCAAGATGGTAACAAAGTTCATAATAGTCAAGATGATATGGATAATGAGGAAAAAAGCATAAGGATATATGCAGAtg GTGTTTATGACCTGCTACATTTGGGTCATATGAAACAGCTTGAGCAAGCCAAACATGTAGATAAGAATGTTACCCTAATTGTGGGTGTTACAGGAGATAATGAGACTAGAAAGTTTAAAGGTCAAATTGTTCAAACTCTAGAAGAAAGAACAGAGACTTTAAAACATATACGATGGGTAGATGAAATAATTTCTCCATGCCCATGGGTGATTACTCCTGAATTTATGGAGGAACATAAAATAGATTATGTTGCACATGATGATATACCATATGCAAATAAtcagaaaaagaagaaaaaaaaaaagtctaAAGGGAAATCATTTAGTTtcgatgaagaaaatgaagatatatatGCTTGGTTAAAAAGAGCAGGGAAATTTAAAGCAACACAAAGAACAGAAGGTGTATCAACTACAGATTTAATTGtaagaatattaaaaaattatgaggATTATATTGAAAGGTCATTACAACGTGGTATACATCCTAATGAATTAAATATTGGTGTAACCAAAGCTCAGtcaataaaaatgaaaaaaaatttaatacgTTGGGGAGAAAAAGTAACAGATGAATTAACGAAGGTAACTTTAACAGACAAGCCATTAGGTACTGATTTTGATCAGGGTATTGATATAATAAGAGATAAAGTACatgatttatttaaattatggAGATATCATTCAAAAAAACTTTTAAAAGATTTTGCAAAATCATTTGATCCaatgtttattataattagaaAAAGATATAGGAAAGATAATTTATCAGCTATGTACTTATCTGattcaaattatttttctAGTTCTATGAaagatgaattaaaaaaaaagaaaagtttAAGTAgtacatttaataatattgatgaatattattattcagcTGATGAAGAAGATACACGGGATAATAGTTTTTATCgagttataaataaaattgctAATCATACTTATTATagtgaaaaagaaaattatgaaaCCTGTTTTGAATTAGAACATTCTTTaagagataaaaaaaaaagtttaatatttaaagataaaaatatgaaattatcACCTGAtgatttattacattttactAATCCTATGAATTCAAAGTatgatcataattattattattataataatacatatgataAATTAAGTAACGTAACTTTTAATTTAAacggaataaaaaaaaaaagttatgaTAATGAATCTTCCTATATCAAAACAGCTTATCATGATATAATtgatgaagataaaaatttattaaataaagaaaaaagttttaataaagatgaaaaaaaaaaaaaaaaaagtattctTGAGACAgatcaatataaaaattgtgaGGATCAACAatttgataataaatataatcatataataattggaaagaaaaaaagtgaTAGCACTTATGATAATAGTTTGGATAAAGAATcatcaaatgaaaaaaaattatcaattGATAAAGGACAATATTCTAATATGGATAGttcaaattattttcatgATTGTAAAACCATGCTAAGTGAACATAATGAATCTATTGAATCtagtaataatgatataaatggaAAGCAAAAGGAACAcattaaaaaaggaaattctGAGAATCAAGATGTAGATCCAGATACAAACCCAGATGCAGTTccagatgatgatgatgatgatgataatagtaATGATGAAAGTGAATATGAAAGTAGTCAAATGGATagtgaaaaaaataagggatcaataaaaaattcaaaaaatgtTGTTATATATGCTGACGGAGTATATGATATGCTTCATTTAGGGCATATGAAACAATTGGAGCAAGCCAAAAAACTTTTTGAAAATACTACTTTAATAGTAGGTGTAACTAGCGATAATGAAACCAAATTATTTAAAGGTCAAGTTGTTCAAACTCTTGAAGAAAGAACAGAGACTTTAAAACATATACGATGGGTAGATGAAATAATTTCTCCATGCCCATGGGTTGTAACTCCAGAATTtttggaaaaatataaaatagatTATGTTGCACATGATGATATACCATATGCAAATAAtcagaaaaagaaaaagaaaaaaaaatctaaAGGGAAGTCATTTAGTtttgatgaagaaaatgaagatatatatGCTTGGTTAAAAAGAGCAGGCAAATTTAAAGCAACACAAAGAACAGAAGGTGTATCAACTACAGATTTAATAGtaagaatattaaaaaattatgaggATTATATTGAAAGGTCATTACAACGTGGTATACATCCTAATGAATTAAATATTGGTGTAACCAAAGCTCAGtcaataaaaatgaaaaaaaatttaataagatGGGGAGAAAAAGTGACAGATGAATTAACTAAAGTTACTTTAACAGACAAGCCATTAGGTACGGATTTTGATCAAGGAGTTGAAAATCTTCAAGTCAAATTTAAAgaactttttaaaatatggaaaaatgCATCGAATAAATTGATAACTGATTTTACAAGAAAACTTGAAGCAACATCTTATTTAACATCTATTCAAAATATCATAGATTATGAAATAGAAAATGATGATTATGCTAGTAGTAATTTTGATGATGAAACCAGTAGTTAA